Proteins from one Hemicordylus capensis ecotype Gifberg chromosome 7, rHemCap1.1.pri, whole genome shotgun sequence genomic window:
- the FBXO46 gene encoding F-box only protein 46 produces the protein MDQNTFSHIQLWCPRPFGTYSQNKQCGGGQVKKTFGDFACKAKEEEDGVGEACSENTPPAPPPPPPPAVSPGQVEEGRVLLDTWYVIKPGNTKEKIAFFVAHQCSSGGRASAMKVKGNWGSDSSKAKRRRRSHDPSKSKACPVKAKDGSKEAEDVCLCPESGADRGGETDLLSVAEMVALVEQRTALALQNYPRPSLAAAPAPPSPMVFVSTEQEQGDCGEKRAASLGGGSDCSRVAEAVAHFESQQRERSVLRQNGLCRESPECVANSQHSPGEVRIAFRISSSRDPRSPTESGSSARPNCMFMSCGGSPTGSAARAKDKITCDLYQLISPSRDTLPNNVDFLLASASPKGADGQGTEPADVEMTCGESPGGSGKLDAIPEGGRTAGEKMSSPAAAMPRDCVSGFHVDVVVTGVVDQCVFFGKDSTKNMKEETVCLTVGSPTQEVLCASCDDPPPGQLFFLHTQAPRPEDSREADTSFLEPPNGSDGGPERPDGSGLEPLASDTSLCRLYRHVSHDFLEIRFKIQRLLEPRQYMLLLPDHIMVKIFSYLPTQSLAALKCSCHYFKYIIETFGVQATDSRWNRDPLYRDDPCKQCKKHYEKGDVSLCRWHPKPYHHDLPYGRSYWMCCRRADKDTPGCRVGLHDNHWVQPCDMLRERGARREDGR, from the coding sequence ATGGATCAAAACACCTTCTCCCACATCCAGCTATGGTGCCCACGTCCCTTTGGCACCTACTCCCAAAACAAGCAGTGCGGTGGAGGCCAGGTGAAAAAGACCTTCGGCGACTTTGCCTGCAAAgccaaggaagaggaggacggTGTCGGTGAGGCCTGTTCGGAGAACACCCCGCCCGCCCCAcctccgccccctccccctgcgGTCTCCCCCGGCCAGGTGGAGGAGGGCCGGGTGCTCCTGGACACATGGTACGTCATCAAGCCGGGCAACACCAAGGAGAAGATTGCCTTTTTCGTCGCCCACCAGTGCAGCAGCGGTGGCCGGGCCAGCGCCATGAAGGTCAAAGGGAACTGGGGGAGCGACAGCTCCAAGGCCAAGCGCCGGCGGAGGTCCCATGACCCCAGCAAGAGCAAAGCCTGCCCCGTCAAGGCCAAGGACGGCAGCAAGGAAGCGGAAGACGTGTGCCTTTGTCCAGAGTCCGGTGCCGACCGGGGTGGCGAGACCGACCTGCTCTCGGTGGCCGAGATGGTGGCCTTGGTGGAGCAACGGACGGCTCTGGCCCTTCAAAACTACCCCAGGCCAAGTCTGGCCGCTGCCCCGGCCCCGCCGTCTCCCATGGTCTTTGTGTCGACAGAGCAAGAGCAAGGGGACTGTGGGGAGAAAAGGGCCGCCTCGCTGGGGGGAGGCTCGGACTGCAGCCGGGTGGCCGAAGCGGTGGCCCACTTTGAATCGCAGCAGCGGGAGCGGAGCGTCCTGCGGCAGAACGGCTTGTGCCGGGAGTCGCCGGAGTGCGTGGCCAACTCTCAGCACAGCCCCGGCGAGGTCCGCATCGCCTTCCGCATCTCCAGCAGCCGAGACCCGCGCTCTCCCACCGAGAGCGGCTCCAGCGCCCGCCCCAACTGCATGTTCATGAGCTGCGGGGGCTCGCCCACAGGCAGCGCGGCCCGTGCCAAAGACAAGATCACGTGTGACCTCTACCAGCTCATCAGCCCGTCCCGAGACACCCTCCCCAACAACGTGGACTTCCTGCTGGCCAGcgcctcccccaaaggggcagacGGGCAGGGAACCGAGCCTGCGGACGTGGAGATGACGTGCGGGGAGAGCCCGGGGGGCTCCGGCAAACTGGACGCCATCCCAGAAGGTGGCAGGACTGCTGGGGAGAAGATGAGCAGCCCGGCAGCTGCCATGCCCCGGGACTGCGTCTCTGGCTTCCACGTGGACGTGGTGGTCACGGGCGTGGTGGACCAGTGCGTCTTCTTTGGCAAGGACAGCACAAAGAACATGAAGGAGGAAACGGTCTGTCTGACCGTCGGCTCTCCCACCCAAGAGGTGCTCTGCGCGTCTTGCGACGATCCCCCGCCTGGGCAGCTCTTCTTCCTCCACACCCAAGCGCCCCGCCCGGAGGACAGCCGAGAAGCGGACACGTCCTTCCTGGAGCCCCCCAACGGCAGCGACGGGGGGCCGGAGAGGCCCGACGGGTCCGGGCTGGAGCCCCTGGCCTCGGACACCTCCCTGTGCCGCCTCTACCGCCACGTCTCCCACGACTTCCTCGAGATCCGCTTCAAAATCCAGCGCCTGCTGGAGCCTCGCCAGTATATGCTGCTGCTCCCTGACCATATCATGGTGAAGATCTTCAGCTACCTGCCCACGCAGTCGCTGGCCGCCTTAAAATGCTCCTGCCACTACTTCAAGTACATCATTGAGACGTTTGGCGTGCAGGCCACGGACTCCCGGTGGAACAGGGACCCCCTCTACCGCGACGACCCTTGCAAGCAGTGCAAGAAGCACTACGAGAAGGGGGACGTCTCCCTGTGCCGGTGGCACCCCAAGCCCTATCATCACGACCTGCCTTACGGACGCTCCTATTGGATGTGCTGCCGGCGGGCCGACAAGGACACGCCCGGCTGCCGGGTGGGACTGCACGACAACCACTGGGTGCAGCCGTGTGACATGCTGAGAGAGCGGGGGGCCCGGAGAGAGGATGGGAGGTGA
- the QPCTL gene encoding glutaminyl-peptide cyclotransferase-like protein — MRKGPRRLRPGLGAAAAGYAELDPGGLPAARLRSPIRRRLWLPLLLLLLLLLLAGGLLGLYLLWEEGAAPGAAEEEEPVGGAQLNHKPRSLSSSQLKRLVSLADLQRLWKSYLQPMLIERYSGSPGNKNVRQQITDSLKTLAASWHVELDSFEDRTPRGTVSFANVVATLDPTATWRLVLACHYDSKYFPRDKRGRTFLGATDSAVPCSILLEVVTALDKLLLKAKEQGSKVTLQLLFLDGEEAFGEWTDTNSLYGARHLAEHMAKTPHRSGITQLQAIALFVLLDLLGSRQPIIQNHFLETTSWYERLAASEKRLHRLGLLESHPREEMYFQKDPIYGPIEDDHVPFLRKGVPILHLISTPFPTVWHTMEDTEANLHPPVVENFCKMLVVFVAEYLWL, encoded by the exons ATGCGGAAAGGGCCGCGCAGACTCCGACCCggcctgggggcagcagcagcgggctaCGCGGAGCTGGACCCCGGAGGCCTCCCCGCAGCCCGCCTGCGGAGCCCCATCCGCCGCCGCCTGTGGCTGCCTCTgttgctgctcttgctgctgctgctgctggcgggcGGGCTGCTGGGTCTCTACCTGCTCTGGGAGGAAGGAGCCGCTCCAGgcgcggcggaggaggaggagcccgtcGGGGGCGCCCAG TTGAACCATAAGCCTCGAAGTCTGTCTAGCAGCCAGCTGAAACGCCTGGTGTCCCTGGCGGATCTCCAGCGCCTTTGGAAGAGTTACCTGCAGCCCATGCTGATCGAGAGGTATTCTGGCAGCCCTGGGAACAAAAACGTCCGGCAG CAAATCACCGACAGCTTGAAAACATTGGCTGCTTCTTGGCACGTGGAGCTGGACTCCTTCGAGGACCGGACGCCGCGTGGCACAGTGAGCTTTGCCAATGTGGTGGCCACCCTGGACCCTACAGCCACCTGGCGGCTGGTGCTTGCCTGCCACTATGACTCGAAGTATTTTCCCCGTGACAAGCGCGGCCGGACCTTTCTGGGAGCCACAGACTCGGCTGTGCCCTGCTCAATCCTGCTGGAGGTGGTGACGGCGCTGGACAAGTTGCTGCTGAAAGCcaaggagcag GGTTCGAAGGTGACGCTGCAGCTGCTGTTCCTTGATGGGGAGGAGGCGTTCGGGGAGTGGACCGACACTAATTCCCTGTACGGGGCACGCCATTTGGCTGAGCACATGGCCAAGACCCCACATCGTTCTGGGATCACTCAGCTCCAAGCTATC GCTCTCTTCGTCCTGCTGGACTTGCTGGGCTCACGCCAGCCAATCATCCAGAACCACTTCCTGGAGACCACCAGCTGGTACGAGAGACTGGCGGCCAGCG AGAAGCGACTCCATCGGCTGGGCCTTTTGGAGTCCCACCCCAGAGAGGAGATGTACTTCCAGAAGGATCCCATCTATGGCCCTATTGAAGACGACCATGTGCCCTTCCTCCGGAAAg GTGTCCCCATCCTTCACCTCATCTCCACCCCCTTCCCCACGGTCTGGCACACCATGGAGGACACAGAGGCTAATCTGCACCCCCCTGTGGTTGAAAACTTCTGTAAGATGCTGGTTGTTTTCGTGGCGGAATACCTGTGGCTGTAG